A stretch of DNA from Candidatus Bathyarchaeota archaeon:
ATTTGGTGCAGTTTGTCCAAGACCGCAAAGACTGGCATCCATGATATAGGCGCTAACTTTCTCTAATGTTGTTATGTCTTCCAGTCTGGCGCTTCCTTTAGTGATTGCTTCGAAAATTTCTTTTACTCTTGCAAGACCTGCCCTGCATGGAGTACATTTGCCACAGGATTCTTCTACACAAAATTCTGTGAAAAACTTTGCAGTATCAACCATGCAGGAGCCGTCATCTAGAACGACGATTCCGCCAGATCCCATTATTGCTCCAACGCTTTTCAGGGATTCATAATCTATTGGTTGGTCCAGAAGAGCTTCAGGTAGACATCCTCCAGAGGGACCACCAACTAAAACTGCTTTAAAGTTTCTTTCGTTTTGCACTCCTCCTCCTATGTCGAAAACAACTTCTCGAAGTGTGGTTCCCATTGATACTTCTATTAGTCCGGGGTTGTTGATGTTGCCAGTCAATGAGAAGCATTTAGTTCCGGTGCATTCAGTTGTGCCAGTTTTGGAGAACCATAAGCCGCCGTTTAGAACAATCATAGGAATATTTGCTAGTGTTTCGACGTTCTGGATAAGTGTTGGTTTTCCCCATAATCCATAGGTTGCGGGGTATGGTGGGCGAGGTTTGGGCATTGCTCTTTTGCCTTCAATAGATGCAAGTATGGCGGTTTCTTCTCCGGCTATAAACGCTCCTGCTCCTAGTCTGAGTTCGACATTAAATTTGAAGGGTGTTTCAAGGATACTATCTCCTAAAAGAGACATTGATCTAGCTTGGGCAATGGCTTTTTGCAGGGTTTGGATTGCTAGGGGGTATTCAGCTCTTATGTAGAGGTATCCTTTTTCTGCGCCTATGGCATAAGCGGCGATTAGCATTCCTTCAAGTATTGCATGAGGGTCAGCTTCAGCTAAAGTTCGGTTTGCGAAGACTCCTGGGTCTCCTTCGTCTAGGTTAGCTACAATGTATTTTGGGGAGCTGTGAGCTCTTGCTACGAGACTCCATTTTTGACCTGTTGGAAAGCCTGCGCCTCCTCTGCCTCTGAGTCCGCTACTAGTAACTTCACATATAACTCCTTGGGGAGTCATTGTTGCTAAACATTTGACGAGGGCAGAGTATCCTCCCATCGCGATGTAGTCTTGAATTCTGTGGGGGTCTATTTTGCCTGCGTTTTTTAGAACTAGTCGTTTTTGTTTTTTAAAGAAAGATTCGTTTTTGTATAGCATTTCTTTTATGGGTAAACCTAAAACTATGTGGTCTCTTACTATTTCTCGAACTTTTTCTGTAGAGACATTCTGGTAAAGGTAATCACCCGGTTCGATTAGGACTGCTGGTCCTACAGAGCAAGTGCCTATGCATCCAGTTCTTGCGACTTTGCATTCTTTTTCTAGCCCAAATTCTTTAACTGCATCTTTGAAGGCTTTCAAAATTTTAAGTGCACCGAAGAGTATACAGCCGCTTGAAGAACACACGTTTATTCTATGTTTGTAGGATCTTTGGAAGTCTACTTCATTTTCAGCTATTGTCTGAAGGTCAACTAGTTTCAATATTTTCGCCTCCTTTGAGTAGGTGTTTGATTTTTTTGATCACGATCTCTTTTGTTGATTTACCAACGACTTCGTCATCTACAATTACAGCTGGAGACATTGCGCATGCTCCTATGCATCTTGTTACAAACAAAGAAAGTTTGCCATCAGCGGTGGTTTTCCCTCTTTTGATTTTGAATTCGTTTTCGATGGCTTGCATGATGTCTTCAACGCCTTTCACGTAACAAGCGGTTCCAAGGCAGCCTGTAACTATGTGGTCTCCTGGTTTTTCCAAGTTGAAGTAGCTGTAGAATGTTGCTACACCCAACACATGACTTGGGGGAAGACTAAGCGATTGAGAAATGTCCATTAGCAGTTTTTTGTCAAGGAATCCGTAGATTCCTTGGGCTTTATGAAGGATTTCCAGAAGACTGCTTCCTTCATAGTTGTATTCTTTTAATGTTTTCTCTAACAGCATACGACGATTATCATCTTTTGCCAAAAAAATTCCTCCGACACTGGCATCCCCAACATTTTTTAAATCCATCCAGATGTTTTCTGAAGGGAACATAGAAAAATTCTTTAGATTAAACTAAAGCTGAAAAACAATAAAAAGTTATTCTAAGCACTCATGTCAACACAGATTACAAATATGTTAAATTGGTTTATTTGACAAAAATCCTGAATGTTTATGCTAGCATACGGTCGCACCAAATACTTTCGAATGTTTTTAGAGAAAAAGTTCATAAAAGACAACTGCTGCATTACTTTGCTGTTAATCAATGTGCGGTTGTAGTCTAGCCTGGCATGACACAGACACATCTGTGGTGTAAGCCTTCCAAGCCTGTAACCCCGGGTTCAAATCCCGGCGGCCGCACCACTCTAAAAGCGAATACGTACCATTCTGTACTTTTTCACCTTCCCCTCTTTTTTTGTTTAATGGAATTTTTGGAGCACTAAATTATGAGTGAGCAGAAGATTTCTTGTGAAGGCTGTGGCAGCAAATGGGCTGTGATCGGCGTTGGTAATCAGATCTTAGCTAGGCTTGTTGAGTGTCCTTTGTGTTCTGAAGAAAAGTTGACTTGATTTTCTAGAGGAGTCTTCTATTTTGACTTGTAAGACAGGAAAAAGACAGGTTCAACGTGTTAAACGAGTTAAACACGATTTTTTAACTCTAGCAGATGCAGTTCCTCTAACAAAGAAGGGCTTGCAGATTCTAAAGTTGTTGGGTGCAGGAAATCCGGCTAGTAGAGTGGCTGGCGTTGTTGGTTGTAGTCGTTCTAATGTTTGTTATTGGAAAAACAAGTTCCTGAACATGGGGGCTTTGAAGCTTCAGGTTCGTGATGCTGTTCA
This window harbors:
- a CDS encoding SLBB domain-containing protein, producing the protein MKLVDLQTIAENEVDFQRSYKHRINVCSSSGCILFGALKILKAFKDAVKEFGLEKECKVARTGCIGTCSVGPAVLIEPGDYLYQNVSTEKVREIVRDHIVLGLPIKEMLYKNESFFKKQKRLVLKNAGKIDPHRIQDYIAMGGYSALVKCLATMTPQGVICEVTSSGLRGRGGAGFPTGQKWSLVARAHSSPKYIVANLDEGDPGVFANRTLAEADPHAILEGMLIAAYAIGAEKGYLYIRAEYPLAIQTLQKAIAQARSMSLLGDSILETPFKFNVELRLGAGAFIAGEETAILASIEGKRAMPKPRPPYPATYGLWGKPTLIQNVETLANIPMIVLNGGLWFSKTGTTECTGTKCFSLTGNINNPGLIEVSMGTTLREVVFDIGGGVQNERNFKAVLVGGPSGGCLPEALLDQPIDYESLKSVGAIMGSGGIVVLDDGSCMVDTAKFFTEFCVEESCGKCTPCRAGLARVKEIFEAITKGSARLEDITTLEKVSAYIMDASLCGLGQTAPNPVITTLRYFKNEYLQHITEKTCQAGKCFKKEEGEQKQ
- a CDS encoding NAD(P)H-dependent oxidoreductase subunit E gives rise to the protein MDLKNVGDASVGGIFLAKDDNRRMLLEKTLKEYNYEGSSLLEILHKAQGIYGFLDKKLLMDISQSLSLPPSHVLGVATFYSYFNLEKPGDHIVTGCLGTACYVKGVEDIMQAIENEFKIKRGKTTADGKLSLFVTRCIGACAMSPAVIVDDEVVGKSTKEIVIKKIKHLLKGGENIETS